Proteins encoded together in one Alteribacter keqinensis window:
- the galT gene encoding UDP-glucose--hexose-1-phosphate uridylyltransferase has translation MSNQPIERSIERLIQYGLQKELITTFDVAYTRNQLLSVLNIDDIDETQLKAPAENLDHPQPVLDELCDWALEKGLIENDTVTERDLFDTKLMGCLTARPSEVIRWFSNIAESKSIEAATRSFYDYSQDVHYIRKDRIAKNQSWLTETEYGNMEITINLSKPEKDPKEIAKAKQIKGADYPKCLLCKENVGYAGRLNHPARQNLRTIPVKLNDEGWQIQFSPYVYYNEHAIVLNDNHTPMKISKDTFKRLLSFVDQYPHYFIGSNADLPIVGGSILSHDHFQGGHHEFPMAVAETEDVYPLKDFNDVTAGIVKWPMSVARLQGSRASDVVEAADYILAKWKEYSDESVGVLAYSGETPHHTITPIARMRDGKYELDLVLRNNRTSEEHPMGIFHPHAEVHHIKKENIGLIEVMGLAVLPGRLQQELEELKEAMLSSKPDDAIEKNENIVKHKDWALTILDQKSEFNEENAMDVLREEVGVIFSRILEHSGVFKRDDEGKEAFRRFINDIQS, from the coding sequence ATGAGCAATCAACCCATTGAGCGTTCCATCGAGCGGCTTATCCAGTATGGTTTGCAAAAAGAGTTAATCACCACCTTTGATGTTGCCTACACCAGAAATCAACTCCTGAGTGTGCTAAATATAGATGATATCGATGAAACACAGCTGAAAGCCCCAGCCGAAAATCTTGATCATCCCCAGCCTGTACTCGACGAGCTATGCGACTGGGCTTTGGAAAAAGGGCTTATTGAAAACGATACGGTCACAGAGCGGGACCTGTTCGATACAAAACTGATGGGATGCTTAACGGCCCGTCCTTCCGAAGTGATCCGCTGGTTCTCTAACATTGCTGAGAGTAAGAGCATCGAAGCAGCGACTCGGTCGTTTTACGACTACAGCCAGGACGTTCACTATATCCGCAAGGACCGGATCGCAAAGAATCAGAGCTGGCTTACGGAAACCGAGTACGGCAATATGGAAATTACCATTAATTTATCCAAGCCTGAAAAAGATCCGAAAGAGATTGCAAAAGCCAAGCAGATAAAAGGGGCTGATTACCCTAAATGCCTGCTATGTAAGGAAAACGTCGGATATGCCGGACGTTTGAACCACCCTGCCCGGCAAAACCTCCGTACCATTCCGGTAAAATTGAACGATGAAGGATGGCAGATTCAATTTTCGCCGTACGTGTACTATAATGAACATGCGATTGTCTTGAACGACAATCATACACCGATGAAAATATCGAAGGATACGTTCAAACGCCTGCTTTCCTTCGTGGATCAGTACCCTCACTATTTTATCGGATCGAACGCCGATCTCCCTATTGTTGGAGGGTCAATTTTGAGTCACGATCACTTCCAGGGCGGCCATCACGAATTTCCAATGGCTGTTGCGGAAACGGAAGACGTTTATCCGTTAAAGGACTTTAACGATGTTACAGCCGGAATCGTAAAGTGGCCAATGAGCGTTGCCCGTCTGCAGGGCTCAAGAGCATCGGATGTTGTGGAAGCAGCAGACTATATTCTTGCAAAGTGGAAAGAGTACAGTGATGAAAGTGTCGGAGTTTTGGCTTACAGTGGAGAGACACCGCACCATACCATCACACCGATCGCCAGAATGAGAGACGGAAAATACGAACTTGACCTTGTTCTACGTAATAACAGAACGAGTGAGGAACACCCGATGGGGATTTTCCATCCCCACGCTGAAGTCCATCATATTAAAAAAGAAAATATCGGCTTAATTGAAGTGATGGGACTTGCCGTCCTTCCGGGAAGACTTCAGCAGGAGCTTGAAGAGCTGAAAGAAGCCATGCTTTCATCGAAGCCGGATGATGCGATTGAGAAGAACGAAAACATTGTAAAACATAAAGACTGGGCATTGACGATTCTTGACCAAAAGTCAGAGTTTAATGAGGAAAATGCCATGGATGTCCTGAGAGAAGAAGTTGGCGTTATTTTCAGCCGCATTCTTGAACATTCCGGTGTGTTTAAGCGAGATGACGAAGGAAAGGAAGCGTTCCGCCGTTTTATAAACGATATTCAATCATAA